The Deltaproteobacteria bacterium region CAGCCCGAGCGGGTAGTAGACGTCGCAGCCGATTCCCGCCGCGCCGAGATGCGCGCGCAGCGCCTCGCGCCGGGTGCGCGGGACGCGCACCACGTAGAGGTGGCAGGCGCTCTCGGCCGGCGGCGCCGGCGGCTCCGGCGTGCGCAGCGGCAGCCCGCCGGCCGCCAGCGGCACCGACGAGGGCCGGGCGCCGGCCTTCGCGAAGGCTTCGTCGTAGGCGCGCGCGTGCGCGCGGCGCGCCGCGTTCCAGGCCTCGAGGCGGCCGAGCTTCACGCGCAGCACCGCGGCCTGGAGGGCGTCGAGGCGCGAGTTCATGCCCAGCTCGTCGTGCTCGTAGCGGCGCGGCGAGCCGTGGACCCGCAGGCGCGCCAGGCGCTCGGCGAGCGCGTCGTCGTCGGTCGTCACCATCCCGCCGTCGCCGGCACCGCCCAGGTTCTTGGTCGGGTAGAAGCTCAGGCAGGCGGCCCGGCCGCGCGCACCGACCCGCCGGCCGCTCGCGTCGCGCGCGCCGATCGCCTGCGCGGCGTCCTCGACGAGCGGGACGCCGTGCTCGGCGGCGAGCGCGAGCAGCGCGTCGTTGTCGGCGGCGCGCCCGTAGAGGTGGACGGCCACGATCGCGCGCAGGCGGCGGCAGCGCGCGGCCGCCGCGCGCGCCGCGGCGGGATCGAGGCAGTAGCTGGCCGGGTCGATGTCGGCGAAGACGGGGCGCGCGCCGAGCCGCGCCACCGCGCCGGCGGTCGCGAAGAAGGTGAAGGAAGGGCAGATCACCTCGTCGCCGGGGCCGACGCCGAGGGCGTGGAGCACGAGCAGGAGCGCATCCGAGCCCGAGGCGCAGCCGACCGCGCGGCGCGCCTCGAGGAAGGCCGCCACCTCGCGCTCGAGCGCCGCGACCGGCTCGCCGAGCACGAAGGCCTGGCGCTCGAAGAGGTCGTCGAGGGCGGCGCGGATCTCGCCGCGCAGCCCCGCGTACTGGGCGCGCAGGTCGAGGAAGGGCACGGGCCCGCGCGGGTCGCTCACCGGCGTTCCTCGCCGGCGCCGCCGGCCTCGACGAGCGCCACCGCCTCGCGCTCGATCTCGGCGCGGAAGCGCGCGGCGGAGAAGCGCTCGGCGTGGGCGCGGATCGCCTTGGTGTCGAAGTACGCCTCGGCGCCCTCGAAGCGCAGCAAGGCGTGCAGCAGCGACTCGGGGGTCGGCTCCTCGAACCAGACCCCGGTGGCGCGCGCGGCGGCATCGGGCGGGCCGACCAGGGGCAGCACGGTGTCGGTGGCGCCGCCGCGCCCGAAGGCGACGACCGGGCGCCCGGCCGCCTGCACCTCGACCGCCGTGATCCCGAAGTCCTCCTCCTGGGGCTGGAGGAGCGCGCGGCAGCGCGCCGCGAGCCGCGCGAGCTCGGCGTCGCCGAGGCGCCCCGCGAACTCGACGCCGCGCGGCGCCCGGCGCGCCAGCGCGGCGCGTCCCGGCCCGTCGCCGACCACGACGAGGCGGCGGCCGAGGCGCGCCACGGCCTCGAGGGCCAGGGCGTCGCGCTTGTAGGGGACGAAGGCCGAGACGAGCAGGTAGAAGTCCTCGGGCGGCCGCCCGTCGGGCTGGAAGCGCTCGGTGTCGACGGGCGGGTGCACGACCGCGGCGGGTCGCCCGTAGCGGCGCTCGACCCGGCCGGCCACGGCGCGCGAGATCGCGACGAAGCGGCCGACCTGGGCGGGCCCGGCGCTCGCGCGGTCGAAGCGGCGCAGCGTGGCGACGAGCGGCGCGGCCACGAGCCGCCGGGGGCCGCGACCCAGATAGGTGTCGGCCTGGTCCCAGACGTAGCGCATCGGGGTCAGGCAGTAGCAGAGGTGCGGCGTGCCGGGCGCGATGCGCGCGGCCTTCGCGACCGCGTGATGGACGGAGACGGCGAGGTCGTAGCCCTCGGCGCGCAGCCGGCGCGCGGCCCAGGGATGGAGCGGGAGGAGCTTGCGCCAGTGGCGGCCGGCGCCGGGGAGGTGTTGGAGCGGGCTCGTCGCGCGCACGCGCGCGTCGATGCGGGCGGTGGTGGCGCCCGGCACGTGGACGAGCGTGAAGACGTCGGCCTCGGGCCAGACGGCGAGCAGCTCGTCGAGCACCCGCTCGCCCCCGCGCAGGCCCGTCAGCCAGTCGTGGATCAAGGCGACGCGCATGCTCAGCGCGGGCCGCCCGCGTCGGGCCGGGCGTCCTCGAGCGCGGCGGCCCAGGTCTCCCACTCGGCGTAGAGGGCGTCGAGCTCGGCCCGCAGGGCGCCGTGCTCGGCGTCGAGGGCGCGCGCGCGTTCGCCGTCGCGCAGCACCGCGGGGTCGGCGCGGCGCCAGGCCAGCTCCTCGAGGGTCTTCTCGCACGCGCCGATCCGGGTCTCGAGGCGGGCCAGGTGCCTCGCCGCCTTCTCTTCGGCGCGGCGGCGGTCCCTGGCTTGCCGGCGGGCCTCGGCAGGAGAGGGCGGGGGGGATACGGGGGCGCCGCCCTCTACCCGGGGGCTCGCGGGGGGATCGGAAGGGCGACCTTCGAAGGCGTCCTTCCGATGGCGGTGCCGAGCCTCGGGGGCCTCCTGATGAGCTGCGCTCGCCTTCGGCTCGCTGCGCGCGGCGCCGCCGCCTCCGGCGGCTGCGCTTGCCGGGTGCCCACCCTGCGCGCGGCTTCGAGCGGCCGCCACCTCGGGCGCGGCGGTCGTGGGGTCGAGGGCGCGGAGGTAGTCGTCGTAGTTGCCGGAGAACTCGCGGAGCTGGCCCTGGCGGACCTCGACGACCCGGGTGGCGACGGCGTTCACGAAGCTACGGTCGTGGGAGACGAAGAGGAGGGTGCCCTCCGAGCCGGCGAGCGCCTCCTCGAGGACCTCGCAGGCGGCAACGTCGAGGTGGTTGGTGGGCTCGTCCATGACGAGCAGGCTCGCCGGGCGCAGCAGGAGCTTCGCGAGCGCGAGGCGCGCCTTCTCGCCGCCCGAGAGCACGGCGACCGGCTTCTCGACGTCGTCGCCCGAGAAGAGCAGGGCGCCGAGGTGCCCGCGCAGGCGCGGCGCGTCCTGGAGGCGGGCGGCGCGCTCGAGCTCGCCGAGCACGCTCCGCTCCGGGTCGAGCGACTCGAGCTGGTGCTGGGCGTAGAAGGCGACGCGCGCCTCGTGGCCGAGCTTGCGCACCCCGCGGTCGATCGGCACCACGCCGGCGACGATCCGCAGGAGCGTGCTCTTGCCGGCGCCGTTCGGGCCCACGAGCGCCACGCGCTCGCCGCGCCGGACGCGGAACTCGAGGCCCCGGTAGACCCGCGTGTCGCCGTAGCCCTGCTCGACGCCTTCCAGCGTCACCACCGGGTCGCCGGTGCGCGGCGGGGCCGGGATGCGAAGCCGCAGGCGCGGGCCCTCGCGCGCCGCCTCGGGCGTGGCGTCGCGCGCCATGCGCTCGAGGAGCTTGATCCGGCTCTGGGCCTGGCGGGCCTTGCTGGCCTTGTAGCGGAAGCGCTCGACGAAGCGCTCCACCTCGGCGCGCCGGCGCGCCTCGTTCTCGCGGCGCGCCTCGTCCTGCTCGCGCCGCTCGGCCTTCGCCTCCTGGTAGCGGTCCCAGTTGCCGGCGTAGACGGCCATCGTGCCGCCCGCGAGCTCGGCGATCCGCGCCACGTGCCGGCGCAGGTAGGTGCGGTCGTGCGAGACCGACACCACGGCGCCGCGCCAGCCGGCCAGGAAGCCCTCGAGCCACTCGATGGCGGGGAGGTCCAGGTGGTTGGTGGGCTCGTCGAGGAGCAGCACCTCGGGCTCGGAGAGGAGGAGCTTCGCCAGCTCGACGCGCATGAGCCAGCCGCCGCTGAAGGCGCGCACCGGCCGCCCGGCGGCCTCCTCGTCGAAGCCGAGCCCGGCGAGGACCCGCGCCACCCGCGCCTCGCGCGAGAAGCCCTCGGCCAGCGCGAAGCGCGCGCGCAGGGCGTCGTAGCGGGCGGCGAGCTCGGGAGGCGGGTCCTCGCCGCGGCGGCCGTGCTCGACCATCCGCTCCTCGAGCCGGCGCCACTCGGCCTCGAGCGCGTCGAGGTGGCCGAGCGCGCGCGCCGCCTCCTCGCGCACCGGCCGCTCGATCGTGGGGTCGACCTCCTGGCGCAGGCGGCCGATCCGGACGCCGCGCGCCGCCACGACGCGGCCCCCGTCCGGCTCCTCCTCGCCCGCCAGCAGGCGCAGCAGGGTGGTCTTGCCGGCACCGTTCGGGCCGACGATCCCGAGCCGGTCGCCCGCGTGCACCTCGAGCGTCACGTCCGCGAACAGACGCCGGTCACCGAAGGTGCGGGCGAGCGATTCGGCGCGCAGCAACACGGCGGCAGGTTAGGACCCATCTCCTGAACCCGCTCCCGCCGCCAGGCATGCGCCTTCGGCGCGAAGGCACGCACCTGGCCCGGTCCGGGGTCCATGAGGCGGGTTCCCGCAACGCGCCCTTCCGCCGCCGCGGCGCTTCAGCGAGGAGCCGCCTCGAGCGGTGCTCGCGGCGCGGGCCGGCGATCGCGCCGGGTTGCGGCGCTGCGGCCGTGTTCCGCCCCGGCGGCCCGCACGCGCGCGCGTTCGAGGAGCTCCGGGAGCCGCCACGGGGTCGGGATCCGCACGCGCTCGCCGGTGCGGGTGCGGAAGAGCAGGTGGCCCTGCGCGAGCGCGCGCTCGAAGAGGTCGCGCAGGAGCGCGACGTCACGCTGGCAGTAGGCCTCGATCTCGGCGACGCGGCCCTCGCGCCACCACTGGAGCGACTGGAGGCCGTCGCCGCCCTTCGCGACCCCGAGGTTCACCTCGGCGAGGTGCCCGAGCGGGAGCCGGAAGCCGATCCGCTCGCGCACCGCGTCGAGCAGGTCGAAGGTGGGATGCCGCTCGAGCTCCCGGTCGGTGTAGCCGCGCAGCACCCGGTAGTCGAAGCCGAGCACGTTGAAGCCGACCACCAGCTCGGCCTCGGCGAGCCGCGCGAGGAGGGCCGGCACGTCGCGCTCGTGGAAGGTGTCGAAGCGCCCGGCAGCGGTGTCCCAGGTCACGGCCAGGGCCACCCGCATGAGGTGGGCGTTGTGCCAGCCGCCCACCTCCTCCGCGCTGCGCTGGGTCTCGAGGTCGAAGAAGAGGAGCCGGGGGGCCGGCGCGGGGAGCGCCTCGAGCGCGGGGGCGGCCGCGCCCGGCGCGGGCGGCTCGGGCGCCGGCCCGGGCGGCAGGCTCGGCAGCGGCTCGTGCGCGAGCAGCAGGCGCAGGGCACGCAGGGCCCCCGCCTTGTCGATCGGGCGGTTGCCGCTCCCGCACTTCGGCGAATGGACGCAGGCGGGGCAGCCCGTCTCGCAGTCGCAGTCGCGGATCCGCTCGTGGGCGGCCTCGAGCAGGGTCTCGAAGCGGTCGAAGAGGCTCGTCGCGAGACCGAGGCCGCCCGCGTGCCCGTCGTAGAGGAAGATCGCGGCGCGTCCCACCTGGGGATGGGCGAGCGTCGTGATGCCGCCGACGTCGTGGCGGTCGCAGAGCGCGAAGAGCGGGAAGAGACCGAGCGCGGTGTGCTCGACGGCGTGGAGCCCGCCCATCGGGTGGAGCCCCTGCGCGCGCAGCGCGGCCGGGATCTCGTCCGGGATCTCGAGCCAGATCCCGGTCGTCTCGATCGCGGTCGGCGGGAGCGCCAGCGGCTCGCTCCCGAGCAGGTCCTGGCCGTGGATGCGCCGGCGCTCGAAGCCCGTGATGCGGGTCGTGACCCGCACGCGCCCCCGCACGAGGCGGAAGCAGCCGGCCGGCCGCGCCGCGTCGCGCCCGAGGATCTCGGTCTCCTTCTCCGCGAGCGCGCGCGTGAAGAAGGGCACGTCGACCGCGCGCACCCGCACGCGCTGGGCCTCGAGGTCGAGCGCGCGCACCAGGAACTGGCGCCCGCGGTGCAGGTAGACGGCGCCCTCGTGGCACTCGGCGAAGACGCGGCCGGCCCCGATGGTCCCGATGACCGGCGGCCGCTCGCCCGCAGCCGCCTCGAGCTCGATCGCGAAGCTGGCGCCGGCCTGGCGCAGGTCCACGTCGCGCTGCGGGAGCCGGCGCGCGGCGAACCACTCGCCGCCGGCCTCGCTGCGCAGGAGCCGCCCCGCCTCCTCGAGCGCGCGCAGGTTCGCGGCGGCGCCCGGCTCGGCGAGCCAGCCCTCGCCGGCGCGCAGCGGCAGCTCGTCGGCGGCGCAGGGCAGGTGGGCGCCCGCGATGTCGGCGTTGTGCGGATCGACGACCGCGTGCTCGACGTCGCGCTCGAAGAGCGCGTGCGGGTGCGCCATCAGGTACTGGTCGAGCGCATCGGGCTGGGCGATCAGGACGACGGCGCCGGCCTGCGCGCGCCCGACCCGGCCGGCGCGCTGCCAGGTCGCCATCTGGCTGCCCGGGTATCCGACCAGCAGGCAGACGTCGAGGCCACCCACGTCGATGCCGAGCTCGAGCGCGGAGGTCGAGATCACCCCGACGAGCTCGCCCGTGAAGAGCCCGCGCTCGATCTCGCGCCGCTCCTCGGGCAGGAAGCCGGCGCGGTAGGACGAGATCCGCCCGCGCAGCGCCGGCTCCGCCTCGACCACCCACTGGTGGATCAGCTCGGTGACCCGCCGCGCCTTGGTGAAGGCGATCGTGCGCAGGCCGAGGCTCGTGGCGAGGCGGAAGAGCCGCGCCGCGGCGGTGTAGGGCGAGCCCGCCGGGTTCAGGAGCACGACGTGGCGCGGCGGGCGCGGGGCGCCGTCGGCCTCGATCACGTCGAAGCGGCGCCCGGCGAGCGCGGCGGCCAGCTCGCCCGGGTTCGCGATCGTGGCGGAGGCGGCGACGATCTGCGGCTGCGCGCCGTGGTGCGCCGCGACCCGCAGGAGCCGGCGCAGGACCTGCGCCACGTGCGCGCCGAAGACACCGCGGTAGGCGTGCAGCTCGTCGACGACGATCCAGCGCAGGGAGGCGAGGAAGGCCTGCCAGCTCGCATGGCGCGGCAGGATCCCGGCGTGCA contains the following coding sequences:
- a CDS encoding DegT/DnrJ/EryC1/StrS family aminotransferase, whose amino-acid sequence is MSDPRGPVPFLDLRAQYAGLRGEIRAALDDLFERQAFVLGEPVAALEREVAAFLEARRAVGCASGSDALLLVLHALGVGPGDEVICPSFTFFATAGAVARLGARPVFADIDPASYCLDPAAARAAAARCRRLRAIVAVHLYGRAADNDALLALAAEHGVPLVEDAAQAIGARDASGRRVGARGRAACLSFYPTKNLGGAGDGGMVTTDDDALAERLARLRVHGSPRRYEHDELGMNSRLDALQAAVLRVKLGRLEAWNAARRAHARAYDEAFAKAGARPSSVPLAAGGLPLRTPEPPAPPAESACHLYVVRVPRTRREALRAHLGAAGIGCDVYYPLGLHQQRCFAEAAREARLPHTEDAAAEVLALPLYPELRDEQREQVVEAVLAGLGG
- a CDS encoding glycosyltransferase produces the protein MIHDWLTGLRGGERVLDELLAVWPEADVFTLVHVPGATTARIDARVRATSPLQHLPGAGRHWRKLLPLHPWAARRLRAEGYDLAVSVHHAVAKAARIAPGTPHLCYCLTPMRYVWDQADTYLGRGPRRLVAAPLVATLRRFDRASAGPAQVGRFVAISRAVAGRVERRYGRPAAVVHPPVDTERFQPDGRPPEDFYLLVSAFVPYKRDALALEAVARLGRRLVVVGDGPGRAALARRAPRGVEFAGRLGDAELARLAARCRALLQPQEEDFGITAVEVQAAGRPVVAFGRGGATDTVLPLVGPPDAAARATGVWFEEPTPESLLHALLRFEGAEAYFDTKAIRAHAERFSAARFRAEIEREAVALVEAGGAGEERR
- a CDS encoding ABC-F family ATP-binding cassette domain-containing protein is translated as MLLRAESLARTFGDRRLFADVTLEVHAGDRLGIVGPNGAGKTTLLRLLAGEEEPDGGRVVAARGVRIGRLRQEVDPTIERPVREEAARALGHLDALEAEWRRLEERMVEHGRRGEDPPPELAARYDALRARFALAEGFSREARVARVLAGLGFDEEAAGRPVRAFSGGWLMRVELAKLLLSEPEVLLLDEPTNHLDLPAIEWLEGFLAGWRGAVVSVSHDRTYLRRHVARIAELAGGTMAVYAGNWDRYQEAKAERREQDEARRENEARRRAEVERFVERFRYKASKARQAQSRIKLLERMARDATPEAAREGPRLRLRIPAPPRTGDPVVTLEGVEQGYGDTRVYRGLEFRVRRGERVALVGPNGAGKSTLLRIVAGVVPIDRGVRKLGHEARVAFYAQHQLESLDPERSVLGELERAARLQDAPRLRGHLGALLFSGDDVEKPVAVLSGGEKARLALAKLLLRPASLLVMDEPTNHLDVAACEVLEEALAGSEGTLLFVSHDRSFVNAVATRVVEVRQGQLREFSGNYDDYLRALDPTTAAPEVAAARSRAQGGHPASAAAGGGGAARSEPKASAAHQEAPEARHRHRKDAFEGRPSDPPASPRVEGGAPVSPPPSPAEARRQARDRRRAEEKAARHLARLETRIGACEKTLEELAWRRADPAVLRDGERARALDAEHGALRAELDALYAEWETWAAALEDARPDAGGPR
- a CDS encoding DEAD/DEAH box helicase, which produces MRSTRPARPGRGPRSGTDGASAGLVEQTGTEGGSAGPPEQADGDRLARFLAAFRDEEGLRDGFRHHERQPAQPARPCEAWPAGYAALAPALARRGIEALYRHQGSALARLDAGADVVLATPTASGKTLVYELPVLRAAAAGEDARALYLFPLKALARDQRDRLVAGATALGLASEGLVEVYDGDTPAARRRRIREAPPRVLVTTPDMLHAGILPRHASWQAFLASLRWIVVDELHAYRGVFGAHVAQVLRRLLRVAAHHGAQPQIVAASATIANPGELAAALAGRRFDVIEADGAPRPPRHVVLLNPAGSPYTAAARLFRLATSLGLRTIAFTKARRVTELIHQWVVEAEPALRGRISSYRAGFLPEERREIERGLFTGELVGVISTSALELGIDVGGLDVCLLVGYPGSQMATWQRAGRVGRAQAGAVVLIAQPDALDQYLMAHPHALFERDVEHAVVDPHNADIAGAHLPCAADELPLRAGEGWLAEPGAAANLRALEEAGRLLRSEAGGEWFAARRLPQRDVDLRQAGASFAIELEAAAGERPPVIGTIGAGRVFAECHEGAVYLHRGRQFLVRALDLEAQRVRVRAVDVPFFTRALAEKETEILGRDAARPAGCFRLVRGRVRVTTRITGFERRRIHGQDLLGSEPLALPPTAIETTGIWLEIPDEIPAALRAQGLHPMGGLHAVEHTALGLFPLFALCDRHDVGGITTLAHPQVGRAAIFLYDGHAGGLGLATSLFDRFETLLEAAHERIRDCDCETGCPACVHSPKCGSGNRPIDKAGALRALRLLLAHEPLPSLPPGPAPEPPAPGAAAPALEALPAPAPRLLFFDLETQRSAEEVGGWHNAHLMRVALAVTWDTAAGRFDTFHERDVPALLARLAEAELVVGFNVLGFDYRVLRGYTDRELERHPTFDLLDAVRERIGFRLPLGHLAEVNLGVAKGGDGLQSLQWWREGRVAEIEAYCQRDVALLRDLFERALAQGHLLFRTRTGERVRIPTPWRLPELLERARVRAAGAEHGRSAATRRDRRPAPRAPLEAAPR